A region from the Prosthecobacter algae genome encodes:
- the lepB gene encoding signal peptidase I encodes MDSSSPDFQKRRWLGSLLSLIIPGFGLIRAGMPGRGACWLLSLHLWAFIGALSLVLRWIPLWMPLGFLAAAIIAQIWVLYDSFRPGRMTMTLWLLFIGLLAATFLLPTPASWVAISMVAPIVTMEPTLHGSTIDSTADHVIVDRLSYRFDSPKRGDLIVYKNSKIGSLHLTEEKKDVLYVQRLVGLPGERLRIAGGKIFADGRLLGEKDGIPPITYTELSGVTSSARREGDSFVLGPEEYFVLGDNSPQSYDSRFWGCVPASDVYGKLTLIYYPLSRVRRL; translated from the coding sequence ATGGACTCTTCATCGCCTGACTTTCAGAAGCGCCGCTGGCTAGGTTCATTGCTGAGCCTAATTATTCCAGGTTTTGGTCTCATTCGCGCAGGCATGCCGGGGAGAGGTGCTTGTTGGTTACTGAGCCTGCATCTTTGGGCTTTCATCGGAGCACTCAGCCTCGTATTGCGCTGGATCCCTCTTTGGATGCCATTAGGCTTTTTAGCTGCTGCGATCATTGCGCAAATATGGGTCTTGTATGACAGCTTCAGGCCAGGGCGAATGACCATGACGTTGTGGCTTTTGTTTATAGGTCTTCTTGCCGCGACTTTTCTCTTGCCTACACCTGCCTCATGGGTGGCCATATCGATGGTGGCCCCTATTGTGACCATGGAGCCGACGCTGCATGGATCCACAATAGATTCGACAGCAGACCATGTGATCGTTGATCGATTAAGTTACCGATTTGATTCTCCAAAAAGAGGTGATTTGATCGTCTATAAAAACTCGAAAATTGGAAGTCTGCATCTGACCGAAGAAAAGAAAGATGTGCTATACGTTCAGAGACTGGTTGGCTTGCCTGGAGAAAGGCTTCGCATTGCTGGAGGGAAAATCTTTGCTGATGGCAGGCTCCTGGGAGAAAAAGACGGAATTCCACCGATCACTTACACAGAGCTATCTGGAGTGACGTCCTCAGCTCGACGGGAAGGTGATAGTTTTGTGCTGGGGCCTGAAGAGTACTTCGTTCTGGGCGATAATTCACCGCAAAGCTATGACAGCCGTTTTTGGGGGTGTGTGCCGGCTTCTGATGTTTACGGGAAGCTGACTCTTATCTATTACCCCTTGAGTAGAGTGAGGCGGCTGTGA
- a CDS encoding PVC-type heme-binding CxxCH protein: MRFPILFAAATTLSASAAEVTLHRWSGDLNVPDPVACTVDEKGRVYVSSTTRRKVGDLDIREHTQWIPDDVSFTSVEEKREFYHRELAPGKMRLPRGSLKDHNKDGSIDWKDLTVHSERIYQLRDTDGDGTADKMTVFAEGFNTEVTGIAAGVLYHDGWVYATIAPDLWRLKDTDDDGVADVREVIAHGFGMHIAYAGHDMHGPRLGPDGRIYWSIGDKGVNVTDKAGKKWYYPHEGAVMRVEPDGTGFEVFAHGLRNVQEVAFDDFGNMFGADNDADMPGESERFVYITERSDTGWRCNHQYMKAESRWMRENMWKAGAEQPLYITPPLANYSNGPAGFLHEPGTALGQRLRGHFIVNQFPSGKMEAFTVKPVGATFEMSRARLINSGIMGIGMSWGPDGRFYMADWVGGYPLDEKGAVWTVDEEKGSDNPARKETRELLIAGFAEKSLNDLQILLGHGDQRVRVAVQLELAKRAEWKTLAKVAGDTKAPLLARIHAIWGYGIGFRRGQVDDSPLHAMLVTETDPEVQAQTAKVLSDGKPGEPSEELLIDLLASESPRVRFHAAIALGKLEVEDESAAQTLRHMAEKDGADAWLRHAVVTGLAGCVKSQTLASWSSADSKNLRVAATLALSRQHSPLVAGFLEDADVAIVNEAARAIHDDVGVPEALPQLAAMLDETHELAEPTLRRAINANLRLGKAENAARLTKYALADKPLSLEAFQSLLHFTEPPRLDRVDGVHRLYPARDAEAVADVLQPNVQAMLTLANPALKAAGIELMVKLQLGVAAPALQQIIGDTTAKPELRVGALKLMAAQHSAAPAFAETLKQAADKAAPAELRMESLVQTFEHQKDRALAEASRVLEQGVVVEKQAVMKLLASTQTKPASDLLDGWMQRLAAGKVEAGLKLDVLEAAQAHPELAERVTTYQQARTSAPRDDLVEGGSSANGKDLVTNHLGANCLACHTVEEKEGSQVGPILKTIGSQRSKAELLESLVNPIAKIAPGYGLVSVTLKDGSNLAGALAKEDKVSITIRLADGTEKKLPRPQIAMQTPPVSMMPPMLGILTPREVRDVVAYLSGLKSKKAGSSAPKKDVH, encoded by the coding sequence ATGCGCTTCCCGATCCTGTTCGCCGCTGCCACCACCCTCTCTGCCTCGGCGGCAGAGGTCACCTTGCACCGTTGGTCGGGAGACCTCAATGTGCCGGATCCCGTCGCCTGCACGGTGGATGAAAAAGGTCGAGTGTATGTGTCCTCCACCACACGTCGCAAGGTGGGGGATCTGGACATTCGCGAGCACACGCAGTGGATCCCGGATGACGTGAGCTTCACCAGCGTGGAGGAGAAGCGCGAGTTTTATCATCGCGAGCTCGCCCCTGGTAAAATGCGCCTTCCACGCGGCAGCCTGAAGGATCACAATAAGGATGGCTCCATTGACTGGAAAGACCTCACCGTCCACAGCGAGCGCATCTATCAGCTTCGCGATACCGATGGCGATGGCACCGCAGATAAGATGACCGTATTTGCCGAAGGGTTTAACACCGAGGTCACGGGCATCGCTGCAGGCGTGCTCTATCACGATGGCTGGGTGTATGCCACCATTGCCCCAGACCTGTGGCGGCTGAAGGACACGGATGACGATGGTGTGGCCGATGTGCGCGAAGTCATCGCTCATGGTTTTGGCATGCACATCGCCTACGCGGGCCACGACATGCACGGGCCGCGCCTCGGCCCGGACGGTCGCATCTACTGGAGCATTGGCGACAAGGGTGTGAACGTCACCGACAAGGCGGGTAAAAAATGGTACTATCCCCATGAAGGTGCCGTGATGCGGGTGGAGCCCGATGGCACTGGCTTTGAAGTCTTCGCCCACGGCCTGCGCAACGTGCAGGAAGTCGCCTTTGATGACTTTGGCAACATGTTCGGAGCGGACAATGATGCCGACATGCCGGGGGAAAGTGAGCGCTTTGTTTACATCACCGAACGCAGCGATACCGGCTGGCGCTGCAACCATCAATACATGAAGGCGGAAAGCCGCTGGATGCGTGAAAACATGTGGAAGGCCGGAGCTGAGCAGCCTCTCTACATCACCCCGCCTTTGGCCAATTATTCGAATGGTCCCGCGGGTTTCCTGCATGAGCCCGGCACCGCCCTCGGCCAGCGCCTGCGTGGTCACTTCATCGTCAATCAGTTCCCCTCCGGCAAGATGGAAGCCTTCACGGTGAAGCCCGTGGGTGCGACCTTTGAAATGAGCCGTGCCCGCCTGATCAACAGCGGCATCATGGGCATTGGCATGAGCTGGGGTCCCGATGGTCGTTTCTACATGGCCGACTGGGTGGGCGGTTATCCTCTGGATGAAAAGGGGGCCGTCTGGACCGTGGATGAGGAGAAGGGGAGTGATAACCCCGCCCGCAAGGAAACTCGCGAGCTTCTCATAGCGGGTTTTGCCGAAAAGAGTCTGAATGATTTGCAAATTTTGTTAGGTCATGGCGACCAGCGCGTGCGTGTGGCAGTTCAACTGGAGCTGGCCAAACGTGCTGAGTGGAAGACACTGGCCAAGGTGGCGGGTGATACCAAGGCCCCACTACTGGCCCGCATCCATGCCATCTGGGGATACGGCATTGGCTTCCGCCGGGGTCAGGTGGATGATTCTCCGCTGCATGCCATGCTGGTCACGGAAACCGATCCCGAAGTCCAGGCCCAGACCGCCAAGGTTCTCAGCGATGGCAAGCCGGGCGAGCCCAGCGAGGAGCTGCTAATTGACCTCCTCGCCTCGGAATCTCCTCGCGTGCGTTTCCATGCCGCCATCGCTCTGGGCAAGCTGGAAGTGGAGGATGAAAGCGCCGCCCAAACACTGCGCCACATGGCGGAAAAAGACGGGGCCGATGCCTGGCTGCGTCACGCGGTGGTCACCGGCCTCGCTGGCTGTGTGAAGTCGCAAACCCTCGCCTCCTGGTCCTCCGCAGATTCCAAGAACCTTCGCGTCGCCGCCACCTTGGCCCTCAGCCGTCAGCACTCGCCCCTAGTCGCAGGTTTCCTGGAAGATGCAGACGTGGCCATCGTCAATGAAGCCGCCCGTGCTATTCATGACGACGTCGGTGTGCCAGAGGCACTGCCTCAGCTCGCCGCCATGCTGGATGAAACCCACGAGCTGGCCGAGCCCACCCTGCGCCGCGCCATCAATGCCAACCTTCGTCTCGGCAAGGCCGAAAACGCTGCTCGTCTAACCAAGTATGCTTTGGCCGATAAGCCTCTTTCGCTGGAGGCCTTTCAGTCCCTCCTGCACTTCACTGAGCCTCCTCGCCTGGATCGTGTGGATGGCGTCCATCGTCTCTATCCTGCTCGCGATGCCGAGGCCGTGGCGGATGTCCTCCAGCCCAACGTTCAGGCCATGCTCACCCTCGCCAATCCGGCGCTGAAAGCCGCCGGGATCGAATTGATGGTGAAGCTCCAGCTCGGCGTCGCCGCCCCCGCCTTGCAGCAGATCATTGGCGATACCACGGCCAAGCCGGAACTCCGTGTTGGTGCCCTGAAACTCATGGCGGCCCAGCATTCCGCCGCCCCGGCCTTTGCGGAGACCCTCAAACAAGCCGCCGACAAAGCCGCTCCGGCCGAGCTTCGCATGGAGTCCCTCGTCCAGACCTTTGAGCATCAAAAGGACCGCGCCCTGGCCGAGGCCTCTCGCGTTTTGGAGCAGGGAGTCGTGGTTGAAAAGCAGGCCGTCATGAAACTGCTCGCCAGCACCCAGACCAAGCCCGCCTCCGATCTCCTCGATGGCTGGATGCAACGCCTCGCCGCAGGCAAGGTCGAGGCCGGGCTGAAGCTCGATGTCCTCGAGGCCGCCCAAGCCCATCCAGAGCTCGCCGAGCGCGTCACCACCTATCAGCAGGCCCGCACCAGCGCCCCGCGTGACGACCTCGTCGAAGGCGGCAGCAGCGCCAATGGCAAAGACCTCGTCACCAACCACCTCGGGGCCAACTGCCTCGCCTGCCACACCGTCGAAGAAAAAGAAGGCAGCCAGGTCGGCCCCATCCTCAAAACCATAGGCAGCCAGCGCAGCAAGGCCGAACTGCTCGAGTCCCTCGTCAACCCCATTGCCAAGATCGCCCCTGGTTACGGCCTCGTCTCCGTCACCCTCAAGGATGGCAGCAACCTCGCCGGTGCCCTGGCTAAAGAGGACAAGGTCAGCATCACCATCCGCCTCGCCGACGGCACCGAGAAAAAACTCCCTCGGCCCCAGATCGCCATGCAGACCCCACCCGTCTCCATGATGCCCCCCATGCTCGGCATCCTCACCCCCCGCGAAGTCCGCGACGTCGTCGCCTACCTCAGCGGCCTGAAGTCGAAGAAAGCTGGCAGCAGTGCTCCGAAGAAGGATGTGCATTAA